A single region of the Streptomyces vilmorinianum genome encodes:
- a CDS encoding HAD family hydrolase, producing MTSTVPASLFRTSGSSALQAVFLDMDGTLVDTEGFWWDAEVEVFAGLGHRLDESWRDVVVGGPMTRSAGYLIEATGADITLAELTVLLNEKFEQRIDRGVPLMPGAERLLAELYRHNIPTALVSASHRRIIDRVLASLGRDRFSLTVAGDEVMCSKPHPEPYLTAATGVGAEPALCAVIEDTATGVAAAEAAGCRVVAVPSVAPIAPSAGRVVVRSLEDVDVPFLRTLITSP from the coding sequence ATGACCAGTACGGTCCCCGCGTCCTTGTTCCGCACGAGCGGTAGCTCCGCCCTGCAGGCGGTCTTCCTCGACATGGACGGCACCCTCGTCGACACCGAGGGGTTCTGGTGGGACGCCGAGGTGGAGGTCTTCGCCGGCCTCGGGCACCGGCTGGACGAGTCCTGGCGCGACGTCGTCGTCGGCGGCCCCATGACCCGCAGCGCGGGCTACCTGATCGAGGCCACCGGCGCCGACATCACCCTCGCCGAGCTCACCGTCCTGCTCAACGAGAAGTTCGAGCAGCGCATCGACCGGGGCGTACCGCTGATGCCGGGCGCCGAGCGGCTCCTCGCCGAGCTGTACCGCCACAACATCCCGACCGCCCTGGTCTCCGCCTCGCACCGCCGCATCATCGACCGGGTCCTCGCCTCGCTGGGCCGCGACCGCTTCAGCCTCACCGTCGCCGGCGACGAGGTGATGTGCTCCAAGCCCCACCCCGAGCCCTATCTGACCGCCGCGACCGGGGTCGGTGCCGAGCCGGCGCTGTGCGCCGTCATCGAGGACACGGCGACGGGCGTCGCGGCCGCGGAGGCGGCGGGCTGCCGCGTGGTCGCCGTGCCGTCCGTCGCACCGATCGCGCCCTCCGCGGGCCGCGTCGTGGTCCGCTCCCTGGAGGACGTGGACGTTCCGTTCCTGCGGACGCTGATCACTTCACCATGA
- a CDS encoding ABC transporter substrate-binding protein — translation MNRKTLALPAVAGLLAPLLVACGGSDENRAIVVGTTDQFLATSDAPAPLDPAFAYDTGAWNILRQTVQTLMHVPRGGGEPVPEAAESCGFSDRLSESYRCTLREGLTFADGTPLTVEDVKFSVARVLTIQSDNGPAALLANIDTVETKGEREIVFHLKTPDATFPYKISTPVAGILSKDKYSDKQLREGFEVDGSGPYTMKAEREGETVVKAVFTRNPNYKGTVTLRNDKVELRTFADADAMGKALEDRTIDMMTRSMSLQQVKKLTDNPTEGIDLTEVPGLEIRYLGFNTAAPSVRDKAVRQAMAAVVDRGALVSKVYGPAAKPLYSLIPSSVTGHSTAFLDTYGEPSTAKAGKILREAGITAPVKLTLHYTTDHYGPDMKTEFEALRDQLNATGLFDITVQGTKWSSYRPAQKRGDYAVYGLAWFPDFPDPDNYVAPFLDAENFLNTPYINKVVRDELIPRSRRSADRTAVSPVFGQIQKIVAKDVPVLPLWQGKQYVAARDDLTGVEWALNTSSDLLLWELGRDTV, via the coding sequence ATGAACCGCAAGACCTTGGCACTGCCGGCCGTGGCCGGCCTGCTCGCCCCGCTGCTCGTCGCCTGCGGCGGCTCGGACGAGAACAGAGCCATCGTCGTCGGCACCACGGACCAGTTCCTCGCCACCAGCGACGCCCCCGCGCCCCTCGACCCGGCCTTCGCCTACGACACCGGCGCCTGGAACATCCTCCGGCAGACCGTCCAGACCCTGATGCACGTGCCCCGCGGCGGCGGCGAGCCCGTCCCCGAGGCCGCCGAGAGCTGCGGCTTCAGCGACCGGCTCAGTGAGAGCTACCGCTGCACCCTCCGCGAAGGCCTCACCTTCGCCGACGGCACCCCGCTGACCGTCGAGGACGTCAAGTTCTCCGTCGCGCGGGTGCTCACCATCCAGTCCGACAACGGACCGGCCGCCCTCCTCGCCAACATCGACACCGTCGAGACCAAGGGCGAGCGCGAGATCGTCTTCCACCTGAAGACGCCCGACGCGACCTTCCCGTACAAGATCTCCACCCCGGTCGCCGGCATCCTCAGCAAGGACAAGTACAGCGACAAGCAGCTCCGCGAGGGCTTCGAGGTGGACGGCTCCGGCCCGTACACGATGAAGGCCGAGCGCGAGGGCGAGACCGTCGTCAAGGCCGTCTTCACCCGGAACCCGAACTACAAGGGCACCGTCACCCTGCGCAACGACAAGGTCGAGCTCCGCACCTTCGCCGACGCGGACGCCATGGGCAAGGCCCTCGAAGACCGCACGATCGACATGATGACCCGCTCCATGTCGCTCCAGCAGGTCAAGAAGCTCACCGACAACCCCACCGAGGGCATCGACCTCACCGAGGTCCCCGGCCTCGAGATCCGCTACCTGGGCTTCAACACCGCCGCCCCCTCCGTGAGGGACAAGGCCGTCCGGCAGGCCATGGCCGCCGTCGTCGACCGCGGCGCTCTCGTCAGCAAGGTCTACGGCCCCGCCGCCAAGCCGCTGTACTCGCTCATCCCCTCCAGCGTCACCGGCCACTCCACGGCCTTCCTCGACACGTACGGAGAGCCCAGCACCGCCAAGGCCGGGAAGATCCTGCGCGAGGCCGGCATCACCGCTCCGGTGAAGCTGACCCTGCACTACACCACCGACCACTACGGCCCGGACATGAAGACCGAGTTCGAGGCGCTGCGCGACCAGCTCAACGCCACCGGCCTCTTCGACATCACCGTCCAGGGCACCAAGTGGTCCTCGTACCGCCCCGCCCAGAAGCGCGGCGACTACGCCGTCTACGGCCTCGCCTGGTTCCCCGATTTCCCGGACCCCGACAACTACGTCGCTCCCTTCCTGGACGCGGAGAACTTCCTCAACACCCCGTACATCAACAAGGTCGTACGCGACGAGCTGATCCCGCGCTCGCGCCGCTCGGCCGACCGCACCGCCGTGAGCCCCGTCTTCGGACAGATCCAGAAGATCGTCGCCAAGGACGTGCCGGTCCTGCCCCTGTGGCAGGGCAAGCAGTACGTCGCCGCACGCGACGACCTGACCGGCGTCGAATGGGCCCTCAACACCTCGTCGGACCTGCTCCTGTGGGAGCTCGGCCGCGACACCGTCTGA